A single genomic interval of Vicugna pacos chromosome 34, VicPac4, whole genome shotgun sequence harbors:
- the LAG3 gene encoding lymphocyte activation gene 3 protein isoform X3, which produces MREAHFPVWLFLQLLWVAAVEAPDPGAEVPVVWAQEGAPAQLPCSPTIPPQDLSLLRTRHVTWQHLPDSGPSAPSARGPGPRVYTVLRLAPGGLRIGRPPLQPRVQLEERRVQRGDFSLWLRPARRADAGEYRAAVLLGDRALACRLRLRVGQAAVTAMPPGPLWTSSWVILNCSFSRPDSPASVHWFRGRGRVPVQESPHYHLAGNFLFLPQVSPLDSGAWGCILTYRDGFNVSITYNLTVLGLEPAVPLTVYAGAGSQVELPCHLPLDVGTQSSLTATWALPGGGPDLLVAGDHGNFTLRLEAVGQAQAGTYTCRVHLQRQQLSATVTLAVITVTSQSSGLPGNLRKLLCEVTPASGQERFMWSPLDKRSWRSFPGPWLVMQEARLLSQPWQCHMYQGERLLGTAVYFTEPSGPGAQRSGRAPGARKTGHFPLLVLGVLFLLFLVTGAFSFHLWRRRWRPRRFSALEHGTHPPQAQGKTGDLEPEPQPEPEPEPEPEQP; this is translated from the exons ATGCGGGAGGCTCATTTCCCGGTCTGGCTGTTTCTGCAACTGCTATGGGTGGCTGCAG TGGAGGCTCCAGACCCTGGGGCAGAGGTCCCGGTGGTGTGGGCCCAGGAGGGGGCTCCTGCCCAACTCCCCTGCAGCCCCACAATCCCCCCCCAGGATCTCAGCCTTCTGCGAACAAGACATGTCACTTGGCAGCATCTACCGGACAG TGGCCCCTCGGCGCCCTCCGCCCGGGGCCCGGGGCCCCGCGTCTACACGGTGCTGAGGCTGGCTCCCGGAGGCCTGCGCATCGGGAGGCCGCCCCTGCAGCCCCGCGTGCAGCTGGAAGAGCGCCGCGTCCAGCGCGGGGACTTCTCGCTGTGGCTGCGCCCGGCCCGACGCGCCGACGCCGGCGAGTACCGCGCCGCGGTGCTCCTCGGGGACCGCGCCCTCGCCTGCCGCCTCCGTCTGCGCGTGGGCCAGGCGGCGG TGACTGCCATGCCCCCAGGGCCTCTCTGGACCTCCAGTTGGGTCATTTTGAACTGCTCCTTCAGCCGCCCTGACTCCCCGGCCTCTGTGCACTGGTTCCGGGGCCGAGGCAGAGTCCCTGTTCAGGAGTCCCCCCATTATCACTTAGCTGGAAACTTCCTCTTCCTGCCCCAAGTCAGCCCCTTGGACtctggggcctggggctgcaTCCTCACCTACAGAGATGGCTTCAATGTCTCCATCACGTACAACCTCACTGTTCTGG GTCTGGAGCCCGCAGTCCCTCTGACAGTGTACGCTGGAGCTGGTTCCCAGGTGGAGCTGCCCTGCCACCTGCCTCTAGATGTGGGAACCCAGTCTTCCCTCACTGCCACATGGGCCCTTCCTGGAGGAGGCCCTGACCTCCTGGTGGCTGGAGACCATGGCAACTTTACACTTCGACTGGAGGCTGTGGGCCAGGCCCAGGCTGGGACCTACACCTGCCGTGTCCATCTACAGAGGCAGCAGCTCAGTGCCACTGTCACTTTGGCAGTCATCACAG TGACTTCCCAATCCTCTGGGTTACCTGGCAACCTGAGAAAACTGCTTTGTGAGGTGACTCCTGCATCCGGACAAGAGCGGTTCATGTGGAGCCCACTGGACAAGCGGTCTTGGAGGAGTTTCCCAGGCCCCTGGCTGGTGATGCAGGAAGCCAGACTCCTTTCCCAGCCCTGGCAGTGCCATATGTACCAGGGGGAGAGGCTGCTCGGGACAGCGGTATACTTCACTGAGCCGTCTGGCCCAG GTGCCCAACGCTCTGGGAGAGCCCCAGGTGCCCGGAAAACGGGCCACTTCCCTCTCCTCGTCCTTGGTGTCCTTTTCCTGCTCTTTTTGGTGACTGGAGCCTTTAGCTTCCACCTTTGGAGAAGACGG TGGCGACCAAGAAGGTTCTCTGCCTTAGAGCATGGGACTCACCCACCTCAGGCTCAGGGCAAGACAGGGGACCTGGAGCCGGAGCCCCAGCCGGAGCCCGAGCCAGAGCCCGAGCCGGAGCAGCCCTGA
- the LAG3 gene encoding lymphocyte activation gene 3 protein isoform X2, producing MREAHFPVWLFLQLLWVAAVEAPDPGAEVPVVWAQEGAPAQLPCSPTIPPQDLSLLRTRHVTWQHLPDRYASQTGAPGPPNPAAKASGPTIQGPSQSSAFSPELSGSLKPVAQPPRPPLLHSSASLSSAEGPLTPMSQNMPGSPVVDGAGPTGVGDETTSDPEILPLGGLPHPQSVVGLPLPRGFLPLGFLSPISLRPSGPSAPSARGPGPRVYTVLRLAPGGLRIGRPPLQPRVQLEERRVQRGDFSLWLRPARRADAGEYRAAVLLGDRALACRLRLRVGQAAGLEPAVPLTVYAGAGSQVELPCHLPLDVGTQSSLTATWALPGGGPDLLVAGDHGNFTLRLEAVGQAQAGTYTCRVHLQRQQLSATVTLAVITVTSQSSGLPGNLRKLLCEVTPASGQERFMWSPLDKRSWRSFPGPWLVMQEARLLSQPWQCHMYQGERLLGTAVYFTEPSGPGAQRSGRAPGARKTGHFPLLVLGVLFLLFLVTGAFSFHLWRRRWRPRRFSALEHGTHPPQAQGKTGDLEPEPQPEPEPEPEPEQP from the exons ATGCGGGAGGCTCATTTCCCGGTCTGGCTGTTTCTGCAACTGCTATGGGTGGCTGCAG TGGAGGCTCCAGACCCTGGGGCAGAGGTCCCGGTGGTGTGGGCCCAGGAGGGGGCTCCTGCCCAACTCCCCTGCAGCCCCACAATCCCCCCCCAGGATCTCAGCCTTCTGCGAACAAGACATGTCACTTGGCAGCATCTACCGGACAGGTATGCATCCCAAACTGGGGCACCAGGACCCCCAAATCCAGCAGCAAAGGCATCTGGACCCACAATCCAAGGCCCAAGCCAGTCCTCCGCGTTCTCCCCTGAGCTGTCAGGCTCTCTGAAGCCAGTGGCTCAGCCTCCCCGGCCGCCCCTGCTGCACTCCTCCGCCAGCCTTTCCTCCGCTGAAGGTCCCCTCACACCTATGTCCCAGAACATGCCTGGCTCTCCAGTAGTGGATGGTGCTGGCCCTACGGGAGTGGGGGACGAGACGACTAGCGACCCAGAGATCCTCCCTTTGGGTGGGCTTCCTCATCCTCAGAGCGTGGTTGGGCTGCCTCTTCCCCGGGGCTTCCTCCCCCTCGGGTTTCTCAGTCCCATCTCGCTCCGTCCCAGTGGCCCCTCGGCGCCCTCCGCCCGGGGCCCGGGGCCCCGCGTCTACACGGTGCTGAGGCTGGCTCCCGGAGGCCTGCGCATCGGGAGGCCGCCCCTGCAGCCCCGCGTGCAGCTGGAAGAGCGCCGCGTCCAGCGCGGGGACTTCTCGCTGTGGCTGCGCCCGGCCCGACGCGCCGACGCCGGCGAGTACCGCGCCGCGGTGCTCCTCGGGGACCGCGCCCTCGCCTGCCGCCTCCGTCTGCGCGTGGGCCAGGCGGCGG GTCTGGAGCCCGCAGTCCCTCTGACAGTGTACGCTGGAGCTGGTTCCCAGGTGGAGCTGCCCTGCCACCTGCCTCTAGATGTGGGAACCCAGTCTTCCCTCACTGCCACATGGGCCCTTCCTGGAGGAGGCCCTGACCTCCTGGTGGCTGGAGACCATGGCAACTTTACACTTCGACTGGAGGCTGTGGGCCAGGCCCAGGCTGGGACCTACACCTGCCGTGTCCATCTACAGAGGCAGCAGCTCAGTGCCACTGTCACTTTGGCAGTCATCACAG TGACTTCCCAATCCTCTGGGTTACCTGGCAACCTGAGAAAACTGCTTTGTGAGGTGACTCCTGCATCCGGACAAGAGCGGTTCATGTGGAGCCCACTGGACAAGCGGTCTTGGAGGAGTTTCCCAGGCCCCTGGCTGGTGATGCAGGAAGCCAGACTCCTTTCCCAGCCCTGGCAGTGCCATATGTACCAGGGGGAGAGGCTGCTCGGGACAGCGGTATACTTCACTGAGCCGTCTGGCCCAG GTGCCCAACGCTCTGGGAGAGCCCCAGGTGCCCGGAAAACGGGCCACTTCCCTCTCCTCGTCCTTGGTGTCCTTTTCCTGCTCTTTTTGGTGACTGGAGCCTTTAGCTTCCACCTTTGGAGAAGACGG TGGCGACCAAGAAGGTTCTCTGCCTTAGAGCATGGGACTCACCCACCTCAGGCTCAGGGCAAGACAGGGGACCTGGAGCCGGAGCCCCAGCCGGAGCCCGAGCCAGAGCCCGAGCCGGAGCAGCCCTGA
- the LAG3 gene encoding lymphocyte activation gene 3 protein isoform X1 yields the protein MREAHFPVWLFLQLLWVAAVEAPDPGAEVPVVWAQEGAPAQLPCSPTIPPQDLSLLRTRHVTWQHLPDRYASQTGAPGPPNPAAKASGPTIQGPSQSSAFSPELSGSLKPVAQPPRPPLLHSSASLSSAEGPLTPMSQNMPGSPVVDGAGPTGVGDETTSDPEILPLGGLPHPQSVVGLPLPRGFLPLGFLSPISLRPSGPSAPSARGPGPRVYTVLRLAPGGLRIGRPPLQPRVQLEERRVQRGDFSLWLRPARRADAGEYRAAVLLGDRALACRLRLRVGQAAVTAMPPGPLWTSSWVILNCSFSRPDSPASVHWFRGRGRVPVQESPHYHLAGNFLFLPQVSPLDSGAWGCILTYRDGFNVSITYNLTVLGLEPAVPLTVYAGAGSQVELPCHLPLDVGTQSSLTATWALPGGGPDLLVAGDHGNFTLRLEAVGQAQAGTYTCRVHLQRQQLSATVTLAVITVTSQSSGLPGNLRKLLCEVTPASGQERFMWSPLDKRSWRSFPGPWLVMQEARLLSQPWQCHMYQGERLLGTAVYFTEPSGPGAQRSGRAPGARKTGHFPLLVLGVLFLLFLVTGAFSFHLWRRRWRPRRFSALEHGTHPPQAQGKTGDLEPEPQPEPEPEPEPEQP from the exons ATGCGGGAGGCTCATTTCCCGGTCTGGCTGTTTCTGCAACTGCTATGGGTGGCTGCAG TGGAGGCTCCAGACCCTGGGGCAGAGGTCCCGGTGGTGTGGGCCCAGGAGGGGGCTCCTGCCCAACTCCCCTGCAGCCCCACAATCCCCCCCCAGGATCTCAGCCTTCTGCGAACAAGACATGTCACTTGGCAGCATCTACCGGACAGGTATGCATCCCAAACTGGGGCACCAGGACCCCCAAATCCAGCAGCAAAGGCATCTGGACCCACAATCCAAGGCCCAAGCCAGTCCTCCGCGTTCTCCCCTGAGCTGTCAGGCTCTCTGAAGCCAGTGGCTCAGCCTCCCCGGCCGCCCCTGCTGCACTCCTCCGCCAGCCTTTCCTCCGCTGAAGGTCCCCTCACACCTATGTCCCAGAACATGCCTGGCTCTCCAGTAGTGGATGGTGCTGGCCCTACGGGAGTGGGGGACGAGACGACTAGCGACCCAGAGATCCTCCCTTTGGGTGGGCTTCCTCATCCTCAGAGCGTGGTTGGGCTGCCTCTTCCCCGGGGCTTCCTCCCCCTCGGGTTTCTCAGTCCCATCTCGCTCCGTCCCAGTGGCCCCTCGGCGCCCTCCGCCCGGGGCCCGGGGCCCCGCGTCTACACGGTGCTGAGGCTGGCTCCCGGAGGCCTGCGCATCGGGAGGCCGCCCCTGCAGCCCCGCGTGCAGCTGGAAGAGCGCCGCGTCCAGCGCGGGGACTTCTCGCTGTGGCTGCGCCCGGCCCGACGCGCCGACGCCGGCGAGTACCGCGCCGCGGTGCTCCTCGGGGACCGCGCCCTCGCCTGCCGCCTCCGTCTGCGCGTGGGCCAGGCGGCGG TGACTGCCATGCCCCCAGGGCCTCTCTGGACCTCCAGTTGGGTCATTTTGAACTGCTCCTTCAGCCGCCCTGACTCCCCGGCCTCTGTGCACTGGTTCCGGGGCCGAGGCAGAGTCCCTGTTCAGGAGTCCCCCCATTATCACTTAGCTGGAAACTTCCTCTTCCTGCCCCAAGTCAGCCCCTTGGACtctggggcctggggctgcaTCCTCACCTACAGAGATGGCTTCAATGTCTCCATCACGTACAACCTCACTGTTCTGG GTCTGGAGCCCGCAGTCCCTCTGACAGTGTACGCTGGAGCTGGTTCCCAGGTGGAGCTGCCCTGCCACCTGCCTCTAGATGTGGGAACCCAGTCTTCCCTCACTGCCACATGGGCCCTTCCTGGAGGAGGCCCTGACCTCCTGGTGGCTGGAGACCATGGCAACTTTACACTTCGACTGGAGGCTGTGGGCCAGGCCCAGGCTGGGACCTACACCTGCCGTGTCCATCTACAGAGGCAGCAGCTCAGTGCCACTGTCACTTTGGCAGTCATCACAG TGACTTCCCAATCCTCTGGGTTACCTGGCAACCTGAGAAAACTGCTTTGTGAGGTGACTCCTGCATCCGGACAAGAGCGGTTCATGTGGAGCCCACTGGACAAGCGGTCTTGGAGGAGTTTCCCAGGCCCCTGGCTGGTGATGCAGGAAGCCAGACTCCTTTCCCAGCCCTGGCAGTGCCATATGTACCAGGGGGAGAGGCTGCTCGGGACAGCGGTATACTTCACTGAGCCGTCTGGCCCAG GTGCCCAACGCTCTGGGAGAGCCCCAGGTGCCCGGAAAACGGGCCACTTCCCTCTCCTCGTCCTTGGTGTCCTTTTCCTGCTCTTTTTGGTGACTGGAGCCTTTAGCTTCCACCTTTGGAGAAGACGG TGGCGACCAAGAAGGTTCTCTGCCTTAGAGCATGGGACTCACCCACCTCAGGCTCAGGGCAAGACAGGGGACCTGGAGCCGGAGCCCCAGCCGGAGCCCGAGCCAGAGCCCGAGCCGGAGCAGCCCTGA
- the PTMS gene encoding parathymosin produces the protein MSEKSVEAAAELSAKDLKEKKEKVEEKASRKERKKEVVEEEENGAEEEEEETAEDGEEEDEGDEEDEEEEEDDDEGPALKRAAEEEDEADPKRQKTENGASA, from the exons ATGTCGGAGAAGAGCGTGGAGGCAGCGGCCGAGTTGAGCGCCAAG gacttgaaggagaagaaagagaaggtggaggagaaggcaagccggaaagaacgaaagaaagaagTAGTGGAG GAGGAGGAGAAcggggctgaggaggaggaagaagaaactgctgaggatggagaggaggaggatgaaggggacgaggaag atgaggaagaagaagaagatgacGACGAAGGGCCCGCgctgaagagagctgctgaaGAGGAG GATGAAGCGGATCCCAAGCGGCAGAAGACAGAAAATGGGGCGTCGGCATGA